The following proteins come from a genomic window of Flavobacteriales bacterium:
- a CDS encoding adenylate/guanylate cyclase domain-containing protein: protein MIAVAVNGQQGAVSPIDLAWADSVSAELEQNRARPPARTLALTERLLRIYGQALDTCRMGRVSTFRSRSFEQLGQLDSAMTAMQRSFDYFRPGCDSLGLMRAYLAKSNIHLSLLENAKADSIGSVALALWNPAWKPASIRNGLVTNQAIARANAGDLDGALAAFRTVYRLATKDNDHYDADGALTNIGVIKEMSGDIDSSDHYYRLAFSAAREKGDSIFMVKQWMNLGYNRAVVGDHRAALNLMDSALAVATRKGMLEERVNLEKWISDSFLALGRSDRAVDHLRVHLALKDSLLGIERVKVLAEMQEKYESEKKEKEILGLKADNLEKDLRDEQRIRARNIYISIGVVALILSVGLWSRLRYVHRAKSAIQKEKDISEGLLLNILPEEVAAELKAKGEAEARLIDEVTVLFTDFKGFTAISEKLSPKELVRDIHECFSAFDLIMEENGMEKIKTIGDAYMAAGGLPVANATHAADAVRAALALRDFIEQGKRDKIARGLPYFEVRIGIHTGPVVAGIVGVKKFAYDIWGDTVNTASRMESSGEPGRVNISEATYALVREVKEVRDGREVPAFEFTPRGKVQAKGKGEVEMWFVERA from the coding sequence TTGATCGCCGTTGCGGTGAATGGGCAGCAGGGTGCCGTGAGCCCCATCGATCTAGCGTGGGCCGATAGTGTTTCCGCTGAACTGGAACAGAACCGGGCCCGCCCGCCCGCGCGCACGCTGGCGTTGACCGAACGCTTGTTGAGGATCTATGGGCAAGCGCTCGATACGTGCCGGATGGGGCGGGTCTCGACGTTCCGGAGCCGCAGCTTCGAGCAATTGGGCCAATTGGATTCGGCCATGACCGCGATGCAGCGCTCCTTCGATTATTTCCGGCCGGGGTGCGACAGCCTGGGGCTGATGCGCGCCTACCTCGCCAAGAGCAACATCCATTTGAGCCTGCTGGAGAATGCCAAAGCGGATTCCATCGGGAGCGTGGCGCTCGCGCTATGGAATCCGGCCTGGAAACCCGCTTCGATCCGGAACGGATTGGTGACCAACCAGGCGATCGCCCGTGCCAATGCCGGGGATCTGGATGGAGCCCTCGCCGCCTTCCGCACCGTTTACAGGCTGGCCACGAAGGATAACGACCACTACGATGCGGATGGGGCGCTCACGAACATCGGAGTGATCAAGGAGATGAGCGGCGACATCGACAGCTCGGATCACTACTACCGGCTCGCATTCTCGGCAGCCCGTGAGAAGGGCGATTCCATCTTCATGGTGAAGCAATGGATGAACCTCGGATACAACCGGGCGGTCGTCGGTGACCATCGCGCTGCGCTGAACCTCATGGATTCCGCCCTGGCCGTGGCCACGCGCAAAGGCATGCTCGAGGAGCGGGTCAACCTGGAGAAGTGGATCAGCGATTCTTTCCTCGCCCTGGGTCGGTCGGACAGGGCCGTGGATCACCTTCGGGTGCACCTGGCCCTGAAGGACAGCCTGCTCGGGATCGAGCGGGTGAAGGTGCTCGCCGAGATGCAGGAGAAGTACGAGAGCGAGAAGAAGGAGAAGGAGATCCTGGGCCTGAAGGCGGATAACCTTGAAAAGGACCTGCGCGATGAGCAGCGGATTCGTGCCAGGAACATCTACATCTCCATTGGGGTCGTAGCGCTCATCCTGTCCGTGGGGCTCTGGAGCCGTTTGCGTTACGTGCATCGCGCCAAGTCGGCCATCCAGAAGGAGAAGGACATCAGTGAGGGCCTGCTGCTCAACATCCTGCCAGAGGAGGTGGCGGCCGAGCTGAAGGCGAAGGGCGAGGCTGAGGCGCGCCTGATCGACGAGGTCACCGTGCTCTTCACGGACTTCAAGGGCTTCACCGCCATCAGCGAGAAGCTCAGCCCCAAGGAGCTGGTGCGCGACATCCATGAGTGCTTCAGCGCGTTCGACCTGATCATGGAAGAGAACGGCATGGAGAAGATCAAGACCATCGGCGATGCGTACATGGCCGCCGGCGGGCTGCCCGTGGCCAACGCAACGCATGCCGCCGATGCGGTGAGGGCCGCGCTCGCGCTGCGCGATTTCATTGAACAGGGCAAGCGGGACAAGATCGCAAGAGGGCTGCCCTACTTCGAGGTGCGCATCGGGATCCATACCGGCCCAGTGGTGGCGGGCATCGTGGGCGTGAAGAAGTTCGCCTACGACATCTGGGGCGACACCGTGAACACGGCCAGCCGCATGGAGAGCAGCGGGGAGCCGGGCCGCGTGAATATCAGTGAAGCGACGTACGCGCTGGTGAGG